A portion of the Ferrimicrobium sp. genome contains these proteins:
- a CDS encoding shikimate kinase yields the protein MDLSHPQGSEYERIVAQLAHTLRRERSLRGLSRSDLACRAQLSERYLAQVETGRANPSLTVLTRLAQALDLGLIELIDVAALATPTQAESLIEKLKERVVSERRGIALIGLRGAGKTTLGHLLAAQLGWPFYRLTELITERTQMPLDELFSLGGDAAFRRLELETLQQLVEDSKGQIVVEIGGGLVTNQPAYRLLRRHWTTVWLSTTPEEHMQRVIAQGDLRPMHGSDRAMEELRTILYERTPFYQAAELHLSTSQRSVETSLAELEGLIAKYLSVGDRPEADEPPQEVNG from the coding sequence GTGGACCTTTCCCATCCCCAAGGCTCTGAGTACGAACGGATCGTTGCCCAGCTGGCTCACACGCTGCGCCGGGAGCGTAGCCTTCGAGGGCTGTCTCGGTCCGATCTCGCATGCCGAGCCCAGCTCTCGGAACGCTACCTAGCCCAGGTCGAGACTGGTCGTGCGAACCCCTCGCTCACCGTACTGACCCGACTGGCCCAAGCCCTCGACCTCGGCCTCATCGAGTTGATCGATGTCGCCGCACTCGCCACGCCAACCCAGGCGGAATCGCTCATCGAAAAGCTCAAGGAGCGCGTCGTCTCCGAGCGCCGTGGCATCGCTCTGATCGGGCTACGCGGAGCCGGAAAGACAACTCTAGGCCACCTACTAGCTGCTCAACTCGGTTGGCCTTTCTATCGCCTAACGGAGCTGATCACCGAACGAACCCAGATGCCCCTCGACGAGCTCTTCTCTCTTGGGGGTGATGCCGCTTTTCGCAGACTTGAACTCGAGACCCTGCAACAACTCGTCGAGGATAGCAAAGGTCAAATCGTCGTAGAGATTGGAGGCGGACTGGTCACAAATCAACCGGCCTACCGGCTACTTCGTCGTCATTGGACCACCGTTTGGCTCTCGACAACGCCAGAGGAACACATGCAACGAGTCATTGCCCAGGGTGACCTGCGGCCAATGCACGGCTCCGATCGAGCCATGGAAGAGCTCAGGACTATTCTGTACGAACGGACCCCTTTCTATCAAGCGGCCGAGCTCCATCTATCCACTTCGCAGAGGAGCGTCGAAACCTCCCTCGCGGAACTCGAAGGGCTGATTGCGAAGTATCTCAGCGTTGGCGACCGCCCCGAAGCCGATGAGCCCCCACAAGAGGTGAACGGGTAG
- a CDS encoding DUF302 domain-containing protein, with protein MQSLSVETTRSLPEAEAMIRTELGAVGFGILSEIDLGATLASKLSRSVGNLKILGACNPQFAYDALTADRSVALLLPCNVVLDATPAGTRISVPAPAELLPDRPEITEPVTKLLYAALEAIGEVHLG; from the coding sequence ATGCAATCACTCTCAGTAGAGACCACCAGAAGCCTGCCAGAAGCCGAAGCGATGATCCGGACCGAACTCGGTGCCGTCGGCTTTGGCATTCTCAGCGAGATCGACCTAGGCGCTACTCTGGCGTCGAAGCTGAGTCGCTCAGTCGGCAACCTCAAAATCCTCGGTGCCTGTAATCCGCAGTTCGCTTACGATGCCTTGACGGCCGACCGGTCCGTCGCGCTCCTACTCCCGTGTAATGTCGTCCTCGATGCCACGCCCGCAGGCACGCGCATCAGTGTCCCAGCCCCTGCGGAGCTTCTACCTGACCGCCCAGAGATCACCGAGCCGGTCACCAAATTGTTATATGCAGCACTCGAAGCTATTGGCGAGGTTCACCTCGGATGA
- a CDS encoding MFS transporter — protein MQQRSRLRSFPHSVFGLYTVAGFYRGAQNMALTTLALIIKEDLGYGAGTIGVISALSGIVLVLVTLMISARLKPAQLERAVAISLVTLVLGLVIIGVSHSIYLTAFASILLGIGGGLGMPGLAGSVQLAAGETSSNPQRILAIYTLVLSISLAIGPLLEAGLLDATHQDVRWPFLAFAILPLLALGIMMSRRREAIAAAARASAAGEPSITPAADTERVRLLQTPEVVKALLAQLMYAVPFAALTVFGAEVARVTDRATAAQAQLAFTVFFIFSLGSRGLVAWRSPIYHKGLAYAASGIMTITGLTFIVAGHSFTLFLVGMIILGIPHGLIFPLALSALASSLPPDQLPRANSLLMGSSNFVGIIAPLILGVIAAATTYRFMMGTVLAPVILLFAIFVGVVGIMRLRHNPVARPTP, from the coding sequence ATGCAACAACGGTCGCGGCTTCGATCGTTTCCTCACAGTGTCTTTGGACTCTATACCGTGGCGGGATTCTATCGTGGTGCCCAGAACATGGCACTCACGACCCTTGCGCTGATCATCAAAGAGGATCTTGGCTATGGAGCAGGAACCATCGGCGTGATCTCAGCGCTCTCCGGTATTGTTCTCGTACTCGTCACCCTCATGATCAGTGCGCGCCTCAAGCCAGCGCAACTCGAACGCGCGGTGGCAATCTCGCTTGTTACCCTCGTTCTCGGCTTGGTCATCATCGGTGTGAGCCACTCAATCTACCTCACGGCATTCGCATCCATACTCCTCGGCATTGGCGGAGGTCTAGGAATGCCGGGGCTTGCCGGCTCAGTGCAGCTTGCCGCGGGTGAAACCTCCTCGAATCCTCAACGAATTCTCGCAATCTACACGCTAGTCTTGAGCATCTCGCTCGCGATTGGACCGCTTCTTGAGGCTGGCCTCCTCGATGCTACCCACCAAGATGTTCGTTGGCCGTTCTTAGCCTTTGCCATTCTTCCGCTCCTTGCCCTCGGCATTATGATGTCGCGACGTCGAGAAGCAATCGCTGCCGCTGCGCGCGCGAGTGCTGCAGGAGAGCCGTCCATCACACCTGCCGCCGATACTGAGCGAGTGCGACTACTCCAGACTCCAGAGGTCGTCAAAGCCCTTCTCGCACAACTCATGTACGCCGTGCCCTTTGCAGCCCTCACCGTCTTTGGCGCCGAGGTTGCCCGCGTGACCGATCGGGCCACTGCGGCCCAAGCCCAGCTCGCCTTCACTGTCTTTTTTATTTTCTCGCTCGGCTCCCGTGGACTTGTCGCTTGGCGATCCCCCATCTACCACAAGGGATTGGCCTATGCGGCATCGGGGATCATGACCATCACCGGTCTTACCTTTATCGTTGCCGGCCACTCATTCACTCTCTTTCTGGTAGGAATGATCATCCTCGGCATCCCGCATGGTTTGATCTTCCCCCTCGCACTTTCGGCGCTGGCGAGTTCTTTACCACCAGATCAGCTACCCCGTGCAAACTCTTTGTTGATGGGTTCCTCCAACTTCGTTGGTATCATCGCACCACTCATCCTTGGCGTCATCGCCGCCGCCACCACCTATCGATTCATGATGGGTACGGTGCTCGCCCCGGTGATCCTGCTCTTCGCCATCTTTGTCGGCGTCGTCGGCATTATGCGTCTCCGACACAACCCCGTCGCCAGACCGACGCCATAG